Proteins encoded by one window of Lathyrus oleraceus cultivar Zhongwan6 chromosome 1, CAAS_Psat_ZW6_1.0, whole genome shotgun sequence:
- the LOC127100110 gene encoding uncharacterized protein LOC127100110 → MNFWCIGFGTFLQSCLFLGMKQDHKNGMGWLWVRESWFLDVFGMSVCGLVFYGHGEKMSVCLDPQWNFRTLISTIHTGFRQLGGRRMKVRKVEYRCPYITLTDASPDGTYMYYLDRIENDEDVQCMFSTHSGEVNRGVEGPLVLVVVVD, encoded by the exons ATGAACTTTTGGTGTATAGGTTTTGGAACGTTTCTGCAGAGTTGTCTCTTTTTGGGAATGAAACA GGACCACAAAAATGGTATGGGTTGGCTTTGGGTGAGGGAGTCATGGTTCCTTGATGTTTTTGG AATGTCTGTTTGTGGTCTTGTATTTTATGGACACGGTGAAAAAATGAGTGTTTGCCTTGATCCGCAATGGAATTTCAGAACACTGATTTCAACCATCCACACTGGCTTCCGACAGTTGGGCGGGCGTCGTATGAAGGTGAGGAAGGTAGAGTATCGTTGTCCATACATAACGTTGACTGATGCAAGCCCTGATGGTACGTACATGTATTACCTGGATCGtatagaaaatgatgaagatgtcCAGTGTATGTTTTCGACACATAGTGGTGAAGTTAATAGAGGAGTTGAAGGTCcacttgtgttggttgttgttgttgattag